In the genome of Ignavibacteriales bacterium, one region contains:
- the terL gene encoding phage terminase large subunit — protein sequence MKKQIQVDITYHEKQREIFEDSSRFKVIAKGRRFGLTRGFALYVIESMLNGVSPVLWVDTVYGNIDRYVERYFHPVLKQLPKKSWRYRQNRNELRIGNSVCDFRSADNPENIEGFGYALIIINEAGIVLKNRSLWNESILPMILDYKADVLIGGTPKGKAVKRTGEKHLFYELFQRGEMSNVKRETENNTPLLFPSQEGKGWRSFNYSSYDNPILDKNDIDELVKQISPALRDQEIFGKFVDKESSGIIKREWWRYYKQSDDLYTQPVYKKVQSWDTAFKKNQENDFSVCTTWLYALGGYYLLDVWRGRVEFPELKRKVVELAKIHNVNEILIEDKASGQSLIQELQRNTSLPIKPIKVESDKIARVHSVTPVIEAGKVYLPESAHWLEYFLSETEDFPGGEFDDVVDSVSQFLNSIKGKSAGDYGSIRHVGRIAMKSKIISKIKNRLRAKNF from the coding sequence ATGAAGAAACAAATACAAGTAGATATAACATATCACGAGAAGCAGAGGGAGATATTTGAGGATAGTTCCCGGTTTAAGGTAATTGCTAAAGGACGAAGATTTGGACTTACCCGAGGGTTTGCTTTGTATGTGATTGAGTCGATGCTTAATGGTGTTTCTCCAGTGTTGTGGGTTGATACTGTTTATGGGAACATTGATCGATATGTCGAAAGATATTTTCATCCGGTGTTGAAGCAGTTACCTAAGAAGAGTTGGCGGTATAGACAGAACAGGAATGAATTGCGTATTGGGAATTCCGTTTGTGATTTTAGAAGCGCTGATAATCCTGAAAACATTGAGGGGTTTGGTTATGCGTTAATCATTATCAATGAAGCGGGTATTGTTCTTAAGAATCGTTCTTTGTGGAATGAGTCTATCCTGCCGATGATTCTTGATTATAAGGCGGACGTTCTGATTGGTGGAACTCCGAAGGGCAAGGCAGTTAAGCGGACTGGAGAGAAGCATTTGTTTTATGAGCTGTTTCAAAGGGGTGAAATGTCAAATGTGAAACGTGAGACGGAAAACAACACACCCCTTTTGTTCCCCTCTCAAGAGGGGAAAGGATGGCGGTCTTTCAATTATTCGAGTTATGATAATCCGATATTGGATAAGAATGATATTGATGAACTCGTAAAACAAATTTCACCTGCTTTAAGAGACCAGGAAATTTTTGGAAAGTTTGTTGATAAGGAATCTTCCGGTATAATAAAAAGAGAGTGGTGGAGATATTATAAGCAAAGTGATGATCTTTATACACAACCTGTTTATAAAAAAGTTCAAAGCTGGGATACTGCTTTTAAGAAAAACCAGGAGAATGATTTTTCTGTTTGTACTACCTGGCTTTATGCTCTTGGCGGTTATTATCTGCTTGATGTATGGCGCGGACGAGTTGAGTTCCCGGAACTGAAACGTAAAGTTGTTGAGCTTGCGAAGATCCATAATGTGAATGAAATTCTTATCGAAGATAAAGCAAGCGGACAAAGTTTAATACAAGAGTTACAGCGGAATACTTCACTACCTATTAAACCTATTAAGGTTGAAAGTGATAAGATTGCGCGTGTGCATTCTGTCACTCCGGTTATTGAAGCGGGGAAAGTTTATCTGCCTGAGTCTGCGCATTGGCTTGAGTATTTTTTATCAGAGACTGAGGATTTTCCCGGCGGTGAGTTTGACGATGTGGTGGATTCGGTTAGTCAGTTTTTGAATTCGATTAAGGGAAAGAGTGCGGGAGATTATGGAAGCATAAGGCACGTAGGTAGAATTGCGATGAAGAGTAAGATTATAAGTAAGATAAAGAACAGGTTAAGAGCGAAAAACTTTTAA
- a CDS encoding DUF935 family protein — translation MNRSLMHPVATRERFDDLSKMYSFLPDPDTIFNENDNDYKIYRDLLNDPHLISVIQQRKMQVMQMDYQIDYEGDVKVKTDIENVFVRLNLSELISDIMDAIFFGFAVQEINWVKKENKLFPCDIIGKPQEWFIFDKKNEIRLRKMKHGFYLFEEGEKLPPYKFILTQHKPTFTNPYGEKILSRCYWAVQLKKGGVEYWQLMMERYGMPYLIGKYPTGFTQPQKDEFLQQLQDMVKDNITIFEENLLIDIKESPQYDIGQLYENLVKFHNREISKAVLTVTLTTEIEKTGSYKASDIHREMLSYLGVSDKKLVESTLNKLIRYYCELNYGDVSCPKIRLNKKEAVIEESAERDKILSEIGVKFTKEYFKKRYNLTESDFSLGAND, via the coding sequence ATGAATAGAAGTTTGATGCACCCGGTAGCGACTCGGGAACGGTTTGATGATTTGAGTAAAATGTATTCTTTTCTGCCGGACCCGGATACAATATTTAATGAGAATGATAATGATTATAAAATTTATCGTGATCTGTTAAATGATCCTCACCTTATTTCTGTCATTCAGCAGCGAAAGATGCAGGTGATGCAAATGGATTATCAAATCGACTATGAGGGTGACGTTAAAGTAAAAACGGATATTGAAAATGTTTTTGTGAGGTTGAATCTCTCCGAACTTATAAGCGATATAATGGACGCAATCTTTTTTGGTTTTGCTGTGCAGGAAATTAACTGGGTTAAGAAAGAGAATAAATTATTTCCGTGTGATATAATTGGCAAACCTCAAGAGTGGTTTATCTTTGATAAGAAGAATGAAATACGATTAAGAAAAATGAAGCACGGTTTTTATCTTTTTGAAGAAGGTGAAAAATTACCTCCGTATAAATTTATACTAACGCAACATAAACCTACTTTCACTAATCCTTACGGCGAAAAGATTTTGAGCCGGTGTTATTGGGCTGTGCAGTTAAAGAAAGGCGGAGTTGAGTATTGGCAGCTTATGATGGAGCGTTATGGTATGCCTTACCTTATTGGCAAATATCCAACTGGATTTACTCAGCCGCAGAAAGATGAGTTCCTGCAGCAGCTTCAGGATATGGTAAAGGATAACATTACAATCTTTGAAGAAAATCTTTTGATTGATATTAAAGAATCCCCGCAATACGATATAGGGCAGTTGTATGAAAATCTTGTAAAGTTTCATAACCGGGAAATAAGTAAGGCGGTTTTAACCGTTACGCTTACAACAGAGATTGAAAAAACTGGTTCTTATAAGGCAAGTGATATTCATAGAGAGATGTTGTCTTACTTAGGTGTTAGTGACAAGAAACTTGTTGAATCTACTTTGAATAAACTGATACGTTATTACTGCGAGTTGAATTATGGAGATGTGAGTTGTCCAAAGATAAGGCTTAATAAAAAAGAGGCTGTGATTGAGGAGAGTGCGGAGCGGGATAAGATATTATCAGAAATTGGTGTGAAGTTTACGAAGGAATATTTTAAGAAGAGATATAACCTTACGGAATCGGACTTCTCGCTGGGAGCGAATGATTAA
- a CDS encoding restriction endonuclease codes for MSVIDFTELKGYVKGEHFEALIREIAKQLGLSVSWSGRGADEGKDLIFTEIRKGAISNNVSKWLVQCKDFSKTGKSVNENDVGAITDKVKQHKADGYLLATTTVVSSGLMKKLEALDISKGGEIFIKVWDYSELVGYLSREEFKDITKQYLPESYRNLSLYDSVDGALSIFRKKLPEDSYNKIQQIIRETVLIKELPSGNAVWPYSDSSNIIDKINKYLAIGDFSNAANVTPGIEYEAFMLFVERLAEYENSLAYEYLLTLIRELTEQDIIFNCVKYIIDNFEISPDVNIEILSHLDDEGKSMLLDDQIMSVIDEKITMNSCDYNFYSYIDSLSTNTTIDEVYVDYINYESDSLEEIKFKGQLSLHLELCHGSGSDSDCFSRTVKCNYNGFMDANGIYLNEVEVDESEFGKV; via the coding sequence ATGAGTGTAATAGATTTTACAGAATTAAAGGGTTATGTGAAGGGAGAGCATTTTGAAGCTCTCATAAGAGAAATTGCCAAGCAACTTGGTTTATCTGTAAGTTGGTCCGGAAGAGGTGCGGATGAAGGAAAGGATTTAATTTTTACAGAAATACGTAAGGGGGCGATTAGCAATAATGTCAGTAAATGGTTAGTTCAATGTAAAGATTTTAGTAAGACTGGAAAATCTGTAAATGAGAATGATGTGGGGGCTATTACGGATAAGGTAAAACAGCATAAAGCAGATGGATATTTGTTAGCTACAACAACTGTAGTAAGTTCTGGTTTAATGAAAAAACTAGAAGCCCTCGATATATCAAAGGGAGGAGAAATATTTATCAAAGTCTGGGATTATTCAGAGTTGGTTGGCTATCTAAGTCGTGAAGAATTTAAAGATATAACAAAACAATATCTTCCTGAGAGCTATAGAAACTTATCACTCTATGATTCTGTAGATGGTGCACTAAGTATTTTCAGAAAGAAGCTACCCGAAGATTCTTATAATAAAATCCAACAAATTATTAGAGAAACAGTATTAATAAAGGAATTACCGTCTGGAAATGCTGTATGGCCTTATTCAGATTCATCAAATATTATTGATAAGATTAATAAATATTTGGCAATTGGAGATTTTTCTAATGCAGCCAATGTAACACCCGGAATTGAATACGAAGCTTTTATGTTATTTGTTGAAAGACTAGCTGAATATGAGAATTCTTTAGCTTATGAATATTTACTTACACTTATTAGAGAATTGACAGAGCAAGATATTATTTTTAATTGTGTTAAATACATAATTGATAATTTTGAAATCTCACCTGACGTGAATATTGAGATATTATCACACCTTGATGATGAAGGAAAATCAATGTTGCTCGATGATCAAATTATGTCCGTTATTGATGAAAAAATAACTATGAATAGTTGTGATTATAATTTTTATTCCTATATCGATTCATTATCTACCAATACAACAATTGATGAAGTATATGTTGATTATATTAATTATGAAAGTGATTCTTTAGAAGAAATAAAGTTTAAAGGTCAATTATCTTTGCACTTAGAATTGTGCCATGGTTCAGGTTCTGATTCAGATTGTTTTTCCCGCACTGTTAAATGTAATTATAATGGCTTTATGGATGCCAATGGAATATATTTAAATGAAGTGGAAGTTGATGAGTCAGAGTTTGGTAAAGTGTAA
- a CDS encoding adenylate/guanylate cyclase domain-containing protein — translation MSKKVFNEESANPLNQKLDDLEKVIQKKDELIKDEEKIIGEIRAGFQKRVVVFVDMVDSTKYKIEKKDEPEKWILRVWQFSEIIKEYIEECGGKVVKYIGDELMGIFERKTKIDDALSFVMRIKDMEKNLYEVTNEATKIKMALDYGDVYLIEYEGHSELDPQGTAVDRCARIGKYCNPSTILTSFEFLNECSYPKQWNMVGEVELKGLGLTKIYQFGDKTVIIEKKVEIAENHFDNLKKQIQELTSSNQDLEIELKDCQSKNLELLKKLKDKKEVVDKNLKAVPSSKEDEKSELWQKVRNKISDLKTIIREAGVPEYEYGRFLFLYMRDEEDKWNVFEGKNFDATYERNLIETGSADGYYQLNTENRRNKKAISIMDEIEKYLQKYVEKYRDDDDDLFDYSLSDPEFWSNYISINVS, via the coding sequence ATGAGTAAAAAGGTCTTTAACGAGGAATCAGCAAATCCTTTAAATCAAAAATTAGATGATCTAGAAAAGGTTATTCAGAAGAAAGATGAGCTTATTAAAGATGAAGAAAAAATTATTGGTGAGATAAGAGCTGGTTTTCAAAAACGAGTTGTTGTATTCGTTGATATGGTAGATTCTACAAAGTATAAAATTGAAAAAAAGGATGAGCCCGAAAAATGGATATTACGTGTTTGGCAGTTCTCGGAAATAATCAAAGAGTATATTGAAGAATGTGGCGGAAAGGTTGTAAAATACATCGGAGATGAATTAATGGGAATTTTTGAAAGAAAAACAAAGATTGATGATGCGTTAAGTTTTGTTATGAGAATAAAAGATATGGAAAAGAATCTATATGAAGTAACAAATGAAGCCACAAAAATAAAAATGGCATTAGATTATGGAGACGTATATCTAATTGAATATGAAGGACATTCTGAATTAGATCCACAAGGAACAGCCGTTGATAGATGTGCACGTATTGGAAAATATTGTAATCCTTCTACAATTTTAACTTCGTTTGAATTCCTAAATGAATGCTCATATCCTAAACAATGGAATATGGTAGGTGAAGTAGAATTGAAGGGATTAGGATTAACCAAGATATATCAATTTGGGGATAAAACAGTTATTATTGAAAAGAAAGTGGAAATAGCAGAAAATCATTTTGATAATTTAAAAAAGCAAATTCAAGAACTAACCAGTAGTAACCAAGATTTAGAAATTGAACTCAAAGATTGCCAATCGAAGAATTTAGAATTATTAAAAAAATTAAAGGATAAAAAAGAAGTTGTAGATAAAAATCTAAAAGCAGTCCCATCTTCAAAGGAAGATGAAAAATCAGAATTATGGCAAAAAGTAAGAAATAAAATATCCGATTTAAAAACTATTATTAGAGAGGCTGGCGTTCCTGAATATGAGTATGGTAGATTTTTATTTCTTTATATGCGAGATGAGGAAGATAAGTGGAATGTTTTTGAAGGTAAAAATTTTGATGCGACTTATGAAAGAAATCTCATCGAAACTGGTTCTGCTGATGGATATTATCAATTGAATACCGAAAACCGAAGAAATAAAAAAGCAATTTCTATAATGGATGAAATTGAAAAATATTTACAAAAGTATGTTGAAAAATATAGAGACGATGATGATGATTTATTTGATTATTCTCTATCAGACCCAGAATTTTGGAGCAATTATATATCAATAAATGTAAGCTAA